One Candidatus Eisenbacteria bacterium DNA window includes the following coding sequences:
- a CDS encoding SRPBCC domain-containing protein, translating to MPPMEPTAFTHFRSFQSPVSAIWPCLTVPDGLAGWIGAAELNLAREGPLTLKTWNGDVFRGRVISAVPPVRLEFAWRLFDFDPESHVTWRLTGDGPGSRLTVTHDSLRSREERDHARLFWRESLDALKRLADEKLPSPEWGGTHPVTMRAVLPRTAADLWPVLSTPSGLSKWVANVEQFEAQAGGAFRFRSRYRGQDVIEQGFVQEIVAESKLRLSWEWIGEGWGAPTEVLFALEPEQDGTSLMISHSGFERIDAGRGPDARRNYALGWPEVLSDLKRLVTPVASR from the coding sequence ATGCCCCCCATGGAACCCACCGCGTTCACCCACTTCCGCTCGTTCCAGTCGCCGGTATCCGCGATATGGCCCTGCCTCACGGTTCCCGATGGACTCGCGGGTTGGATCGGCGCGGCGGAGCTCAACCTTGCCCGCGAGGGCCCCCTCACACTCAAGACGTGGAACGGCGACGTCTTTCGCGGGCGCGTGATCTCGGCCGTTCCCCCCGTGAGGCTCGAGTTCGCGTGGCGGCTATTCGACTTCGACCCGGAGAGCCACGTGACGTGGCGGCTGACGGGGGACGGTCCCGGCTCGAGACTGACGGTCACGCACGACAGCCTCCGCAGCCGCGAGGAGCGCGACCACGCCAGGCTCTTCTGGCGGGAGTCTCTCGACGCGCTCAAGAGACTCGCCGACGAGAAGCTCCCCTCCCCTGAATGGGGAGGAACTCATCCGGTCACGATGCGCGCTGTCTTGCCTCGCACGGCAGCGGACCTCTGGCCGGTTCTGTCGACTCCTTCGGGGCTCTCCAAGTGGGTCGCCAATGTGGAGCAGTTCGAGGCGCAGGCGGGGGGCGCCTTCCGATTCCGGTCGCGCTATCGCGGGCAGGATGTCATCGAGCAGGGGTTTGTTCAGGAGATCGTGGCGGAATCGAAGCTCAGGCTCTCCTGGGAATGGATCGGCGAGGGCTGGGGGGCGCCGACCGAGGTGCTCTTCGCGCTCGAGCCGGAGCAGGACGGCACGTCGCTCATGATCTCGCACTCGGGATTCGAGCGCATCGATGCGGGACGCGGGCCGGACGCGCGGAGGAATTATGCCCTGGGCTGGCCGGAGGTCCTCTCGGACTTGAAGCGGCTCGTCACGCCCGTGGCGAGCCGGTAG